One segment of Heterodontus francisci isolate sHetFra1 chromosome 28, sHetFra1.hap1, whole genome shotgun sequence DNA contains the following:
- the LOC137345268 gene encoding ecto-ADP-ribosyltransferase 5-like, translating into MMGWSFYILFLTYSHSLESLPTSGDGESCSDGNPELNLMEDSAAFYFTRDDDAAIKCLQKELEKDPEFERLWNLGRANWTLKNLPVPKGLREEHMIAVTGFTMNSNLYRRLNTGVKNYGDIDTYNSHFKLKSFHYLLTIALINLRKGSRHLTVYRGEKIPLSGRKDTEMRFGRFASTSHNQKVAEGFGKATFFVVTTSYGVTIRDYSVNRSQEEVLIPPYEKFKITKFTQLQGGGCNFTLQSTDYQGVKVMLQENCTLTPWKMPWWGWFLITVAIVAVLVIAGVLCRCCCS; encoded by the exons ATGATGGGGTGGTCATTCTATATTCTCTTCCTGACATACA GTCACAGTTTGGAAAGTTTACCCACCAGTGGTGATGGGGAATCTTGCAGTGATGGAAACCCAGAGCTGAACCTGATGGAAGATTCTGCTGCCTTTTATTTCACACGGGATGATGATGCAGCAATAAAGTGTCTGCAGAAAGAGCTGGAGAAGGACCCGGAGTTTGAGAGGCTCTGGAACCTGGGCAGGGCAAATTGGACACTTAAAAATCTCCCAGTCCCGAAGGGTCTCCGAGAGGAGCACATGATCGCAGTGACAGGTTTTACCATGAACAGTAACCTGTACAGGCGCTTAAACACAGGTGTGAAAAATTATGGAGACATCGACACATACAACTCTCACTTTAAACTCAAGAGTTTCCACTATCTCCTAACCATCGCCCTGATAAATCTGAGAAAAGGTTCCCGTCATTTAACAGTATATCGAGGGGAGAAGATTCCTCTGTCTGgtagaaaggacactgagatgagaTTTGGGAGATTCGCCTCCACCTCTCACAATCAGAAAGTGGCTGAGGGGTTTGGGAAAgcaactttctttgttgtcaccacGTCTTACGGGGTCACAATCCGAGACTACTCAGTCAACCGATCACAAGAGGAGGTTTTAATCCCCCCGTACGAGAAGTTCAAGATCACAAAGTTCACACAGTTACAGGGAGGTGGCTGCAACTTCACCCTCCAGTCGACAGACTACCAGGGAGTGAAGGTGATGCTGCAGGAGAACTGTACTCTGACTCCCTGGAAGATGCCCTGGTGGGGCTGGTTTCTGATCACTGTGGCCATCGTAGCCGTTCTGGTGATCGCTGGGGTCCTCTGCAGGTGCTGCTGCAGCTAG